The following coding sequences are from one Ornithodoros turicata isolate Travis chromosome 1, ASM3712646v1, whole genome shotgun sequence window:
- the LOC135378638 gene encoding uncharacterized protein LOC135378638: MVAASKSKDCGGLELWVKPVTTHLYHCVTHSEGDPDRLLSMWRSFTNHVSNIHHGHDGPYSCCLHGPLTDEKRPWLLPNSRPKAKLNAITQAKHLLKDIQQLSPDVQTSGLEAFHSLLIRFAPKSVGFCARVMRSRVYLAILHFNENSDRQHALTEDGEFRYRVKASKVHKGEHVALPIKEEPTFHYYNQLVDKCVELCNTWATFPEAFKAYSGDDPPFLSQTNPAPDKRELIYARQRRLGPCSCLQCTE; encoded by the exons ATGGTGGCAGCCAGCAAGAGCAAAGACTGTGGCGGTTTAGAGCTGTGGGTAAAGCCAGTCACAACTCACCTGTATCACTGCGTGACACACAGTGAGGGCGACCCTGATCGACTTCTCTCCATGTGGCGGAGCTTTACGAATCATGTTTCAAATATCCATCATGGTCACGATGGACCATATTCATGCTGTCTCCATGGGCCTCTCACCGACGAAAAGCGACCCTGGCTTCTCCCGA ACTCTCGGCCAAAGGCAAAGCTGAATGCCATTACGCAAGCAAAGCATTTGCTGAAGGACATACAGCAGCTTTCACCAGACGTACAGACATCAGGCCTAGAGGCATTTCACAGCCTACTCATAAGATTCGCTCCGAAATCTGTGGGGTTCTGTGCTAGAGTGATGAGAAGCAG GGTGTATCTCGCCATTCTTCACTTTAACGAGAACTCAGACAGACAGCATGCACTGACCGAAGATGGGGAGTTCAGGTATCGAGTGAAAGCATCGAAAGTTCACAAAGGGGAACACGTTGCACTGCCCATCAAAGAGGAGCCAACATTTC ATTACTACAATCAACTTGTTGACAAGTGTGTGGAGCTATGCAACACATGGGCTACATTCCCCGAGGCATTCAAAGCATACTCTGGTGACGACCCTCCATTCTTAAGCCAAACAAACCCTGCCCCAGACAAGCGAGAACTCATTTACGCAAGACAACGTAGGTTGGGACCTTGCAGCTGCCTCCAGTGTACAGAGTAG
- the LOC135378639 gene encoding P2X purinoceptor 7-like isoform X2 — MAGQLNEHEFFGTLTPWEARILQRCRDNKTTLYETPVLPEGASLHGVGDCQPSEPSPSPPRDGGNWCACGSCTRMPTAREDICCRDIAEVRRKLTGCITAHPEFGSLCLSAIVLEVVGIEYRRILRHIAYRHFTSWTWGPLPPEDRRVLPSCVVTAIRKAFPSRSGSYRGFRSAK, encoded by the exons ATGGCAGGCCAGTTAAACGAACACGAGTTCTTTGGAACACTGACGCCCTGGGAAGCACGGATACTGCAGCGTTGCCGGGACAATAAGACAACGTTGTACGAGACGCCAGTTCTTCCCGAAGGTGCGAGTTTGCACGGTGTTGGGGACTGTCAGCCGTCCGAGCCTTCTCCGTCTCCACCACGTGATGGCGGCAACTG GTGCGCTTGTgggagctgcacgcgcatgccGACGGCGCGAGAAGATATCTGCTGCAGAGATATCGCCGAGGTGCGGCGAAAATTGACAGGGTGCATAACCGCGCATCCAGAGTTCGGATCGCTGTGTCTGTCGGCCATCGTGCTAGAAGTTGTCGGCATAGAGTACCGGAG GATACTGCGTCACATAGCATATCGTCATTTCACTTCCTGGACATGGGGGCCTCTTCCTCCGGAGGATAGACGAGTGCTTCCATCATGCGTGGTAACGGCGATACGAAAGGCCTTCCCTTCACGATCTGGCAGCTACAGGGGCTTTAGATCTGCAAAATAA
- the LOC135378639 gene encoding P2X purinoceptor 7-like isoform X1 gives MAGQLNEHEFFGTLTPWEARILQRCRDNKTTLYETPVLPEGASLHGVGDCQPSEPSPSPPRDGGNWCACGSCTRMPTAREDICCRDIAEVRRKLTGCITAHPEFGSLCLSAIVLEVVGIEYRRYGILLGKKRDEILRHIAYRHFTSWTWGPLPPEDRRVLPSCVVTAIRKAFPSRSGSYRGFRSAK, from the exons ATGGCAGGCCAGTTAAACGAACACGAGTTCTTTGGAACACTGACGCCCTGGGAAGCACGGATACTGCAGCGTTGCCGGGACAATAAGACAACGTTGTACGAGACGCCAGTTCTTCCCGAAGGTGCGAGTTTGCACGGTGTTGGGGACTGTCAGCCGTCCGAGCCTTCTCCGTCTCCACCACGTGATGGCGGCAACTG GTGCGCTTGTgggagctgcacgcgcatgccGACGGCGCGAGAAGATATCTGCTGCAGAGATATCGCCGAGGTGCGGCGAAAATTGACAGGGTGCATAACCGCGCATCCAGAGTTCGGATCGCTGTGTCTGTCGGCCATCGTGCTAGAAGTTGTCGGCATAGAGTACCGGAGGTACGGAATTTTGCTGGGCAAAAAACGGGACGA GATACTGCGTCACATAGCATATCGTCATTTCACTTCCTGGACATGGGGGCCTCTTCCTCCGGAGGATAGACGAGTGCTTCCATCATGCGTGGTAACGGCGATACGAAAGGCCTTCCCTTCACGATCTGGCAGCTACAGGGGCTTTAGATCTGCAAAATAA